From the genome of Miscanthus floridulus cultivar M001 chromosome 10, ASM1932011v1, whole genome shotgun sequence, one region includes:
- the LOC136488812 gene encoding uncharacterized protein gives MPKFDGGSDPEAYCTWELKVDKIFRLHNYSDEKKLAMASLEFDGYALIWWEQLLRDREEDGENPIATWDEMKQEMRICFVPKHYRRDLFDKLQNLKQGSLSVEEYYKEMEKAMIRADVCEDEEQTIARFMAGLHRNIQRIVEFHPYRHLIHLVHQATKAERQLQQDAKNSKPLSFGTRTMSGGGKPISRFTAAPSSAKSSSGDLRSNVQGIFRGKNAAAQGMSSKPSASTTTSVGSIAKSSGIQCFKCGGRGHVIKECPNNCVIIVKDNGEYELASEEEVEEEYDDEAHEDEEHTRCEFEQGAALVVAQILSIQMKEAENG, from the coding sequence ATGCCAAAATTTGATGGAGGATCTGATCCTGAAGCTTACTGCACTTGGGAGTTGAAGGTGGACAAGATATTTCGCTTGCATAATTATTCAGATGAGAAGAAATTAGCCATGGCATCTCTTGAGTTTGATGGATATGCTCTGATATGGTGGGAACAACTTCTGCGTGATCGAGAAGAAGATGGAGAAAACCCTATTGCAACATGGGATGAGATGAAGCAAGAAATGAGAATTTGTTTTGTGCCGAAGCACTATCGGCGTGATCTTTTTGATAAATTGCAGAATCTGAAGCAAGGAAGCCTCTCTGTTGAGGAGTATTATAAAGAGATGGAGAAAGCTATGATTAGAGCCGATGTGTGTGAAGATGAAGAGCAAACTATTGCACGTTTCATGGCTGGGTTACATCGCAATATCCAGCGCATTGTTGAGTTTCATCCGTACCGTCATCTTATTCATTTGGTACATCAAGCAACTAAAGCTGAACGTCAATTGCAGCAAGATGCTAAGAACAGCAAGCCCTTGTCATTTGGTACAAGGACTATGTCAGGAGGGGGCAAGCCAATCTCGAGGTTTACTGCTGCACCTTCATCAGCGAAAAGCTCAAGTGGAGACTTACGTTCTAATGTGCAAGGTATTTTTAGAGGGAAGAACGCTGCTGCCCAAGGCATGAGCTCTAAACCATCAGCATCCACCACTACTTCAGTGGGTTCTATAGCCAAGAGTAGTGGGATtcaatgcttcaagtgtggaggtCGTGGGCATGTCATCAAGGAGTGTCCGAATAATTGTGTGATCATTGTGAAAGACaatggagaatatgaattagcTAGTGAAGAGGAAGTTGAGGAAGagtatgatgatgaggctcatgAAGATGAGGAACATACTAGATGTGAATTTGAGCAAGGTGCTGCTCTTGTGGTGGCTCAAATTTTGAGCATTCAAATGAAGGAAGCTGAAAATGGATAG